From Pseudonocardia autotrophica, one genomic window encodes:
- a CDS encoding M50 family metallopeptidase: MTIFWTIVGIAIFFVGLLISIAWHELGHFATARWFGIKVPEFMVGFGRTIWSVKRGETEYGIKAIPLGGYVRMIGMLPPAPGKTLGRSRRTGPFQGLMDDARAQSRLDVLPEDADRQFWTRSPWKRIVVMFAGPFMNLILAVGLFAVLLMGVGQATDGTRIRDVSECVVPASVAATQEVEQCPVDAPPTPAAGAGLLPGDRVVSFAGRAIEEAQGQQLREAIRVASGPTPIVVDRDGVRVTTSVNIIDNEVQDFQDSTRTVTAGFIGVSLLPDYVRQGPGTVATEIGSMIVRTGEAITKIPERVPAVFGAAFLGEEREPDSPVGVVGVSRIGGEILAQENVPWQQDVSLFLGLLAAVNISLFLLNLLPIPPLDGGQIVPAIWESIKRNTARALGRPDPGPVDAARLLPVAYVFVLVFLGFSLILAIADIVNPVPFFG; the protein is encoded by the coding sequence GTGACCATCTTCTGGACGATCGTCGGGATCGCGATCTTCTTCGTCGGGCTGCTGATTTCGATCGCCTGGCACGAGCTGGGGCACTTCGCCACCGCCCGCTGGTTCGGGATCAAGGTCCCCGAGTTCATGGTCGGCTTCGGCCGCACGATCTGGTCGGTGAAGCGCGGCGAGACCGAGTACGGGATCAAGGCGATCCCGCTCGGCGGCTACGTCCGGATGATCGGGATGCTGCCCCCGGCGCCCGGGAAGACGCTCGGCCGCAGCCGGCGCACCGGCCCGTTCCAGGGCCTGATGGACGACGCCAGGGCGCAGTCCCGGCTGGACGTGCTGCCCGAGGACGCCGACCGGCAGTTCTGGACCCGGTCGCCGTGGAAGCGGATCGTCGTGATGTTCGCCGGGCCGTTCATGAATCTGATCCTGGCGGTCGGGCTGTTCGCGGTCCTGCTGATGGGAGTCGGGCAGGCGACCGACGGCACCCGCATCCGGGACGTCAGCGAGTGTGTCGTCCCGGCGAGTGTCGCCGCGACACAGGAGGTCGAACAGTGCCCGGTGGACGCGCCGCCCACCCCCGCAGCCGGCGCCGGGCTGCTCCCCGGCGACCGGGTCGTGAGCTTCGCGGGCCGGGCCATCGAAGAGGCGCAGGGCCAGCAGCTGCGTGAGGCGATCCGGGTCGCTTCGGGCCCGACGCCGATCGTCGTCGACCGCGACGGTGTGCGGGTCACCACATCGGTGAACATCATCGACAACGAGGTGCAGGACTTCCAGGACTCGACGCGCACCGTGACCGCGGGCTTCATCGGGGTATCGCTGTTGCCCGACTACGTCCGGCAGGGGCCCGGCACCGTGGCGACCGAGATCGGGTCCATGATCGTCCGCACCGGCGAGGCGATCACCAAGATCCCGGAACGCGTCCCCGCCGTCTTCGGTGCCGCGTTCCTCGGTGAGGAGCGCGAGCCGGACAGCCCGGTCGGGGTCGTCGGGGTCTCCCGTATCGGCGGTGAGATCCTCGCCCAGGAAAACGTGCCCTGGCAGCAGGACGTATCACTGTTCCTCGGGCTCCTGGCGGCGGTGAACATCTCGCTGTTCCTGCTCAACCTGCTGCCGATCCCGCCGCTGGACGGCGGGCAGATCGTCCCGGCGATCTGGGAATCGATCAAGCGGAACACCGCGCGTGCGCTGGGGAGACCGGACCCCGGTCCGGTCGACGCGGCCCGGCTCCTCCCGGTGGCCTATGTATTCGTCCTCGTCTTCCTCGGCTTCTCGCTGATCCTCGCGATCGCCGACATCGTCAACCCCGTGCCGTTCTTCGGATGA
- a CDS encoding phosphatase domain-containing protein produces the protein MSAEHSLRPLAVFDIDGVLADVSHRLHFLDVHRWEKFFAAAHADPLLEEGAQRLEAALERYDVVYLTGRPERNRRLTEDWLAGFGLATGPLYMRPDDDHRPARYVKREVLRRLVREREIAMIIDDDPAVVRVLADDGWPVELATWLPHSSTLQDAQEKHGRT, from the coding sequence ATGAGCGCCGAGCACAGCCTCCGGCCGCTTGCGGTGTTCGACATCGACGGCGTGCTGGCCGACGTCTCGCACCGGCTGCACTTCCTCGACGTACACCGGTGGGAGAAGTTCTTCGCCGCCGCGCACGCCGATCCGCTGCTCGAGGAGGGTGCGCAGCGGCTGGAGGCGGCGCTGGAGCGCTACGACGTCGTCTACCTGACCGGGCGCCCGGAGCGGAACCGCCGGCTCACCGAGGACTGGCTGGCCGGGTTCGGCCTGGCCACCGGCCCGCTGTACATGCGGCCCGACGACGACCACCGGCCGGCCCGCTACGTCAAGCGCGAGGTGCTGCGCCGCCTGGTCCGTGAGCGGGAGATCGCGATGATCATCGACGACGATCCGGCCGTCGTGCGGGTGCTGGCCGACGACGGCTGGCCGGTCGAGCTCGCCACCTGGCTGCCGCACTCGTCGACGCTGCAGGACGCCCAGGAGAAGCACGGCCGCACCTGA
- the ispG gene encoding flavodoxin-dependent (E)-4-hydroxy-3-methylbut-2-enyl-diphosphate synthase, which produces MSVSLGMPSAPAPTLAPRRRTRQLQVGQVGVGSEHPISVQSMTTTLTSDINATLQQIAELTASGCDIVRVACPSADDAEALPAIAAKSQIPVIADIHFQPKYVFAAIEAGCAAVRVNPGNIRKFDDQVKEIAQAAKDHGTPIRIGVNAGSLDKRLMEKYGKATPEALAESAMWEAGLFAEHDFHDIKISVKHNDPVVMVRAYELLAEQCDYPLHLGVTEAGPAFQGTIKSAVAFGALLRQGIGDTIRVSLSAPPVEEIKVGQQILESLNLRPRKLEIVSCPSCGRAQVDVYTLADEVTAGLTGMEVPLRVAVMGCVVNGPGEAREADLGVASGNGKGQIFVKGEVIKTVPEHKIVETLIEEAMRLAEEMGEAVPGEPQVTVG; this is translated from the coding sequence GTGAGCGTTTCCCTGGGTATGCCGTCCGCGCCCGCGCCGACCCTTGCCCCGCGCCGCAGGACCCGTCAGCTGCAGGTCGGTCAGGTCGGGGTCGGCTCCGAGCACCCGATCTCCGTGCAGTCGATGACGACCACCCTGACCTCCGACATCAACGCGACGCTGCAGCAGATCGCCGAGCTGACCGCGTCCGGCTGCGACATCGTCCGGGTCGCCTGCCCGTCCGCCGACGACGCCGAGGCACTCCCCGCGATCGCGGCGAAGTCGCAGATCCCGGTGATCGCCGACATCCACTTCCAGCCGAAGTACGTCTTCGCCGCGATCGAGGCGGGCTGTGCGGCCGTCCGGGTCAACCCGGGCAACATCCGCAAGTTCGACGACCAGGTGAAGGAGATCGCCCAGGCCGCGAAGGACCACGGCACCCCGATCCGGATCGGGGTCAACGCGGGCTCGCTGGACAAGCGGCTGATGGAGAAGTACGGCAAGGCGACGCCCGAGGCGCTCGCCGAGTCGGCCATGTGGGAGGCGGGCCTGTTCGCCGAGCACGACTTCCACGACATCAAGATCTCGGTCAAGCACAACGACCCGGTCGTCATGGTGCGCGCCTACGAGCTGCTCGCCGAGCAGTGCGACTACCCGCTGCACCTGGGCGTCACCGAGGCCGGCCCGGCGTTCCAGGGCACGATCAAGTCCGCCGTCGCGTTCGGCGCTCTGCTGCGCCAGGGGATCGGCGACACCATCCGGGTCTCGCTGTCCGCGCCGCCGGTCGAGGAGATCAAGGTCGGTCAGCAGATCCTGGAGTCGCTGAACCTGCGTCCGCGCAAGCTCGAGATCGTGTCCTGCCCGTCCTGCGGGCGCGCCCAGGTCGACGTCTACACCCTCGCCGACGAGGTCACCGCCGGTCTGACGGGCATGGAGGTCCCGCTGCGCGTCGCCGTCATGGGCTGCGTGGTGAACGGGCCGGGCGAGGCCCGCGAGGCCGATCTCGGCGTCGCGTCGGGCAACGGCAAGGGCCAGATCTTCGTCAAGGGCGAGGTCATCAAGACCGTCCCCGAGCACAAGATCGTGGAGACCCTGATCGAGGAGGCCATGCGGCTCGCCGAGGAGATGGGTGAGGCCGTCCCGGGCGAACCGCAGGTGACGGTCGGCTGA